From the genome of Glycine max cultivar Williams 82 chromosome 2, Glycine_max_v4.0, whole genome shotgun sequence, one region includes:
- the LOC100784169 gene encoding beta-galactosidase 15, producing the protein MGKMGSITTLLLLCLALISIAIEAIDVSYDGRAITIDGKRKILFSGSIHYPRSTAEMWPSLIEKSKEGGLDVIETYVFWNVHEPHPGQYDFSGNLDLVRFIKTIQNQGLHAVLRIGPYVCAEWNYGGFPVWLHNIPNIEFRTNNAIFEDEMKKFTTLIVDMMRHEKLFASQGGPIILAQIENEYGNIMGSYGQNGKEYVQWCAQLAQSYQIGVPWIMCQQSDAPDPLINTCNGFYCDQWHPNSNNKPKMWTEDWTGWFMHWGGPTPHRTAEDVAFAVGRFFQYGGTFQNYYMYHGGTNFGRTSGGPYITTSYDYDAPLNEYGDLNQPKWGHLKRLHEVLKSVETTLTMGSSRNIDYGNQMTATIFSYAGQSVCFLGNAHPSMDANINFQNTQYTIPAWSVSILPDCYTEVYNTAKVNAQTSIMTINNENSYALDWQWMPETHLEQMKDGKVLGSVAITAPRLLDQKVANDTSDYLWYITSVDVKQGDPILSHDLKIRVNTKGHVLHVFVNGAHIGSQYATYGKYTFTFEADIKLKLGKNEISLVSGTVGLPNYGAYFDNIHVGVTGVQLVSQNDGSEVTKDISTNVWHYKVGMHGENVKLYSPSRSTEEWFTNGLQAHKIFMWYKTTFRTPVGTDSVVLDLKGLGKGQAWVNGNNIGRYWVSYLAGEDGCSSTCDYRGTYRSNKCTTNCGNPTQRWYHVPDSFLRDGLDNTLVVFEEQGGNPFQVKIATVTIAKACAKAYEGHELELACKENQVISEIKFASFGVPEGECGSFKKGHCESSDTLSIVKRLCLGKQQCSIHVNEKMLGPTGCRVPENRLAIDALCQTTVSNERRKY; encoded by the exons ATGGGGAAAATGGGTAGTATCACTACACTTTTGCTGTTATGTTTGGCTTTGATTAGCATAGCAATTGAAGCCATTGATGTTTCCTACGATGGAAGGGCCATAACAATTGATGGCAAGAGAAAAATCTTATTCTCTGGCTCTATTCATTATCCACGTAGTACTGCTGAA ATGTGGCCATCTTTGATTGAGAAATCAAAAGAAGGTGGACTTGATGTCATTGAGACATATGTTTTTTGGAATGTTCATGAGCCTCACCCTGGCCAG TATGATTTTTCTGGAAATTTAGATCTTGTGAGGTTCATTAAAACCATTCAGAATCAAGGACTTCATGCCGTGCTTCGAATTGGTCCATATGTATGTGCAGAATGGAACTATGG GGGATTTCCGGTGTGGTTACATAATATACCTAACATCGAATTTAGGACAAACAATGCTATTTTTGAG GATGAGATGAAAAAATTCACTACACTCATAGTGGACATGATGCGACATGAGAAGCTCTTTGCATCACAAGGAGGACCCATTATTCTTGCTCAG ATTGAAAATGAGTATGGAAATATTATGGGCTCATATGGTCAAAATGGAAAAGAGTATGTTCAATGGTGTGCTCAACTAGCTCAATCTTATCAAATTGGTGTGCCTTGGATCATGTGTCAACAAAGTGATGCTCCAGATCCTTtg ATTAACACATGTAATGGTTTCTACTGCGACCAATGGCATCCTAATAGCAACAACAAACCTAAGATGTGGACCGAGGATTGGACTGGCTG GTTCATGCATTGGGGAGGACCAACTCCACATAGAACTGCTGAGGACGTTGCTTTTGCTGTTGGGAGATTTTTTCAATATGGTGGCACATTTCAAAATTACTATATG tACCATGGAGGTACCAATTTTGGACGAACCTCAGGAGGACCATATATCACTACCTCATATGACTATGATGCTCCTTTGAATGAATACG GTGATTTAAATCAACCTAAATGGGGACATCTGAAACGACTTCACGAGGTTTTGAAATCAGTTGAAACAACCTTAACTATGGGTTCCTCCAGAAATATTGACTACGGAAATCAGATGACG gcCACAATTTTTAGTTATGCTGGACAATCAGTTTGTTTCCTTGGAAATGCACATCCATCAATGGATGCCAATATTAACTTTCAAAACACTCAATACACTATTCCTGCATGGTCTGTGTCCATCCTTCCAGATTGTTATACTGAAGTCTACAACACTGCAAAG GTCAATGCTCAAACATCCATAATGAccattaataatgaaaattcaTATGCATTGGATTGGCAATGGATGCCTGAGACGCATTTGGAGCAAATGAAAGATGGCAAAGTTCTTGGATCTGTTGCTATAACTGCTCCTCGGCTTTTGGATCAAAAGGTGGCAAATGATACAAGTGATTACTTATGGTACATCACCAG TGTTGACGTCAAACAAGGCGACCCCATTTTGTCCCATGATCTTAAGATAAGAGTAAACACCAAAGGACATGTACTTCATGTGTTTGTTAATGGAGCACATATTG GTTCCCAATATGCTACCTATGGAAAGTACACGTTCACTTTTGAGGCAGACATCAAATTGAAACTTGGGAAAAATGAGATATCTTTAGTTAGTGGCACCGTTGGTTTACCA AACTATGGTGCCTACTTTGACAATATACACGTTGGTGTTACTGGCGTTCAATTGGTGTCACAAAATGATGGCAGTGAGGTGACCAAAGATATCTCCACAAACGTGTGGCATTATAAGGTTGGAATGCACGGTGAGAACGTGAAGCTATATTCCCCTAGCAGAAGCACTGAAGAATGGTTTACAAATGGTCTTCAAGCACATAAAATATTCATGTGGTACAAG aCTACATTCAGAACTCCCGTAGGAACTGATTCAGTTGTGCTAGATTTGAAAGGTTTGGGAAAGGGTCAAGCTTGGGTAAATGGTAACAACATTGGTAGGTATTGGGTAAGCtatcttgcaggtgaagatggTTGTAGTTCAACATGTGATTACCGTGGAACATATAGGTCAAACAAATGCACAACGAATTGTGGAAATCCCACTCAAAGATG GTACCATGTCCCAGACTCATTTCTTCGTGATGGTCTGGATAACACATTGGTGGTGTTTGAAGAGCAAGGAGGTAACCCCTTTCAAGTTAAAATTGCCACGGTAACTATTGCAAAAGCATGTGCAAAGGCCTATGAAGGACATGAATTGGAATTAGCATGCAAGGAGAACCAAGTCATATCTGAAATTAAATTTGCTAGCTTTGGTGTGCCTGAGGGTGAATGTGGATCCTTTAAGAAGGGTCATTGCGAATCTAGTGATACTTTATCTATTGTGAAACGg ctaTGTCTTGGCAAGCAGCAATGTTCTATTCATGTTAATGAGAAAATGCTTGGACCTACTGGATGCAGAGTCCCAGAGAACAGGCTTGCGATCGATGCACTTTGTCAAACAACGGTCTCCAATGAGAGGAGGAAGTACTAG